One window of Lepus europaeus isolate LE1 chromosome Y, mLepTim1.pri, whole genome shotgun sequence genomic DNA carries:
- the LOC133754098 gene encoding phospholipid phosphatase 2-like: PDAPPALPQLYVQARLCWKWARLLRPTVQFFLVAFALYVGYTRVSDHKHHWSDVLVGLLQGALVAGFTVRYVSDLFNPRPPRPFQEEGPERKPSLSLTLTLGEAEHNHYGYPASS; the protein is encoded by the exons CCTGATgcacctcctgccctgccccagctgtacGTACAGGCACGGCTCTGCTGGAAGTGGGCACGGCTGCTGCGGCCCACGGTTCAGTTCTTCCTGGTGGCCTTTGCGCTCTACGTGGGCTACACCCGAGTGTCCGACCACAAGCACCACTGGAGTGACGTTCTCGTCGgcctcctgcagggggcgctggttGCTGGTTTTACT GTCCGCTACGTCTCAGACTTATTCAATCCCCGGCCTCCGCGGCCCTTCCAGGAAGAGGGGCCGGAGCGGAAGCCCAGCCTGTCCCTGACGCTGACCCTCGGCGAGGCCGAGCACAATCACTATGGGTACCCGGCCTCCTCCTGA